From a region of the Triticum aestivum cultivar Chinese Spring chromosome 7D, IWGSC CS RefSeq v2.1, whole genome shotgun sequence genome:
- the LOC123167072 gene encoding uncharacterized protein produces MHGKRDRRIGDRCLSVLTDEKQDISDLLGYIHGFYREALDLLPIAAIPSLVPRLLKAGMPIGFLDPVSNIIANTIAYTPPPTLESDEGVEAPSSEWILSKIITDTNDKSVFRVPLSRLNAHGMTLARRSLDGLVSFLTSHYRYLISREDMSYLLLARADLLTAVRLIEQDRNKRRNLFSITNKVALECAAVSARHPEPDVLVKASLTMASRDVSMLLTGQDPLSPATLESLAELLRQGPTGMDLNNISLDHLRVNEKDNNKKRKRSRQTSESTEGSRAHKKRLGPQLTFRYTLALKLLLLGKIHGHYLEALAKLPRDGLRRHHHCSLLRGGYCYGPRDPVSNIILNTVWYGSMFPTPQKFELQFKVDMICTRMLARIECCSLYGLVTFLRTCAPELTEHDAIWYLFRSGADVHKAIREVKKHGHHVPGNYQYAYMQAAVVSWHDDPDELVKFATSSLNMESAKLLALLQGTLTNDGVECLTMALPHKSPPTQSEEQAQQPNQVTSSSQVLSKNQKIFISEFRKKFRRDQNFFVRKVKAVLSDYSQQKGVHYKLHIICGVNPRVPDGPSVALVNKKFQFEYFHINFLATAPNSAVASPELFFAQCSNSIKERQERPSWCTPVSDSSMDNARCFSCEFNGAKIVHPYDETYYGRYEDFKLMAHGKHGTQNELLTSSCHSHSDVMATMTQDFIYFYPNMDSKFAEMNPISNVARKLKEWKGRIF; encoded by the exons ATGCATGGCAAGCGTGACCGCCGCATCGGCGACCGTTGTCTTTCCGTCTTAACCGATGAGAAGCAGGATATAAGCGATCTGCTTGGTTACATCCATGGTTTCTACAGGGAGGCGCTCGATCTGCTCCCGATAGCGGCGATTCCCtcgctggtcccgcgcctcctcaAGGCCGGCATGCCCATCGGCTTCCTCGACCCAGTCTCCAACATCATCGCCAATACCATCGCCTACACCCCTCCGCCGACGCTCGAATCCGACGAGGGGGTGGAGGCGCCGTCGTCGGAGTGGATCCTCTCCAAGATCATCACCGACACGAACGACAAGTCTGTCTTCAGAGTGCCGCTTTCCCGGCTAAATGCGCATGGTATGACCCTCGCGCGGCGGTCGCTGGACGGTCTTGTCAGCTTCCTCACCTCCCACTACCGCTACCTCATCAGTAGGGAAGACATGAGCTACCTGCTCCTGGCCAGGGCCGATCTTCTCACCGCTGTGCGCCTCATTGAGCAAGATCGTAACAAGAGGCGCAATTTGTTCAGTATTACCAACAAGGTCGCCCTGGAATGTGCTGCTGTGTCTGCAAGGCATCCTGAACCAGATGTCCTGGTGAAAGCGTCGCTGACTATGGCCTCTCGCGATGTCTCCATGCTTTTGACTGGACAAGACCCTCTCTCGCCTGCAACCCTCGAGAGCCTCGCCGAGCTGCTCAGGCAAGGCCCTACGGGCATGGATCTCAACAACATATCACTGGATCATCTTCGTGTTAATGAGAAGGACAACaataaaaagagaaagagaagCCGGCAGACATCAGAATCCACAGAGGGGAGTAGGGCACATAAGAAGAGGCTCGGTCCTCAGTTGACATTCAGATACACGCTGGCTCTGAAGCTTTTGCTCCTCGGCAAGATCCATGGGCACTACCTAGAGGCACTTGCCAAGCTGCCTCGGGACGGCCTGCGCAGGCATCACCACTGCAGCCTCCTGAGGGGTGGATACTGCTATGGCCCCAGGGATCCTGTCTCCAACATCATCCTCAACACCGTCTGGTACGGCTCTATGTTCCCCACGCCCCAGAAGTTCGAGCTGCAATTCAAGGTGGACATGATATGCACACGCATGCTTGCACGCATCGAGTGCTGCTCCCTTTACGGCCTTGTTACGTTCCTTCGCACCTGTGCCCCTGAACTCACAGAGCACGACGCCATCTGGTATTTGTTCAGGAGCGGTGCGGATGTACACAAGGCCATCCGTGAGGTAAAGAAGCATGGTCATCATGTGCCTGGCAATTACCAGTACGCCTATATGCAAGCGGCGGTTGTTTCATGGCACGATGACCCTGATGAGCTGGTCAAATTTGCTACGTCTTCGTTGAACATGGAGTCTGCCAAGTTGTTAGCACTATTGCAGGGCACACTTACCAACGATGGAGTTGAATGCCTCACCATGGCTCTGCCACATAAATCTCCACCTACCCAGTCCGAGGAGCAGGCTCAGCAACCGAACCAGGTGACCTCAAGCTCACAGGTCTTGAGCAAGAACCAGAAAATTTTCATTTCAGAGTTTCGGAAAAAGTTTAGGCGCGACCAAAACTTCTTTGTCAGAAAGGTCAAGGCGGTATTGAGCGACTACTCTCAGCAAAAAGGG GTGCACTATAAACTTCATATCATTTGCGGTGTGAATCCTAGGGTACCAGACGGACCAAGTGTTGCTCTCGTTAACAAGAAATTCCAATTTGAATACTTCCATATCAACTTTTTGGCAACAGCGCCAAATTCTGCTGTCGCATCTCCAGAACTATTCTTTGCTCAATGTAGCAATAGTATCAAAGAGAGGCAGGAGAGACCATCCTGGTGCACCCCTGTATCGGATTCTTCTATGGATAATG CTCGATGTTTCTCTTGTGAGTTTAATGGGGCGAAGATTGTGCATCCATATGATGAAACATACTATGGGCGCTACGAGGATTTCAAACTTATGGCTCATGGTAAACATGGCACTCAGAATGAACTTCTTACCAGTTCCTGTCATTCTCATTCTGATGTAATGGCCACAATGACACAAGATTTCATCTATTTTTATCCCAATATGGATTCAAAGTTTGCAGAAATGAACCCTATCTCCAATGTGGCTAGGAAGTTGAAAGAATGGAAGGGTAGAATCTTCTGA